In one Fundulus heteroclitus isolate FHET01 chromosome 3, MU-UCD_Fhet_4.1, whole genome shotgun sequence genomic region, the following are encoded:
- the trim35-28 gene encoding tripartite motif containing 35-28 — MAENMEEDSLPLREDLTCPVCQGIFRDPVLLPCSHSFCRECEQSNWKFSKNCPLCRESYEQNRVVGNLALKNTSESFLRQLNLLTVQNQPNAELCNLHLKPLDLYCEKDEEPVCVDCVSQHSMHRLWSVRDGTAICKKELGFKVQIFEKKVSSYKKLTKKISNTVEYIKHQAGETEQKIKAEFERLHQWLYQEETKRLEALSHDEKDKIDYMHRVIEMTNSDIATITEYIETLKKEMGNEDLLLLKNFQKVKRETEWIEPEQGFPYDALINVGKHVGSLGYKIWKDMKAHVKYYPVVLDPATASPWLELSPDLTSMKESPERLVVPDNRERFDPIVFVMGAEGYKTGKYKWDVTVGDNPKWVLGVCRGDVARKKKFTVSPSRGVWAIGLSKGVYTAHSDERADLNVTHVLEKIRIKLNMDKGEVSFWDGGREKHLITFTHNFDTRIFPIFGPGLHSTPMVLAPGKIAVHTS; from the exons ATGGCTGAGAACATGGAAGAGGACTCCCTCCCTCTCCGGGAGGACCTGACCTGCCCTGTATGTCAGGGGATCTTCAGGGACCCCGTCCTGCTGCCTTGTTCCCACAGCTTCTGTCGGGAATGTGAGCAGAGCAACTGGAAGTTCAGCAAGAACTGCCCTCTCTGCAGGGAGTCTTACGAGCAGAACCGGGTTGTCGGTAACCTGGCCCTCAAAAACACCTCGGAGAGCTTCCTCCGGCAGCTCAACCTGCTGACTGTCCAGAACCAGCCCAACGCCGAGCTCTGCAACCTGCACCTAAAGCCGCTGGATCTGTACTGCGAGAAGGACGAGGAGCCTGTCTGCGTGGACTGCGTCTCCCAGCACAGCATGCATAGGCTGTGGTCGGTGAGAGACGGCACAGCCATTTGCAAG AAGGAGCTTGGCTTCAAAGTCCAGATTTTTGAAAAGAAGGTGAGCTCATACAAAAAGCTCACCAAGAAGATAAGCAATACAGTGGAGTACATTAAG CATCAGGCAGGAGAAACGGAGCAAAAAATCAAGGCAGAGTTTGAGAGGCTCCACCAGTGGCTTTACCAGGAAGAAACCAAGCGACTGGAAGCTCTGTCGCACGACGAGAAGGACAAGATCGACTACATGCATAGGGTCATTGAGATGACTAACAGTGACATCGCTACTATAACGGAGTATATTGAGACCTTAAAGAAGGAGATGGGCAACGAGGATCTGCTGCTCCTGAAG AATTTCCAAAAAGTCAAGAGAGA AACCGAGTGGATTGAACCCGAGCAAGGCTTTCCATATGATGCCCTAATAAATGTGGGCAAACACGTTGGTTCTCTGGGCTACAAGATCTGGAAGGACATGAAGGCTCATGTCAAATATT ACCCAGTGGTGCTCGACCCGGCCACAGCCTCTCCATGGCTCGAGTTGAGCCCCGACCTCACCAGCATGAAGGAGAGCCCGGAGCGGCTGGTGGTGCCCGACAACCGAGAGCGTTTTGATCCCATCGTCTTCGTCATGGGGGCGGAGGGATACAAAACTGGCAAATACAAATGGGACGTCACCGTCGGCGACAACCCCAAGTGGGTCCTGGGAGTGTGCAGAGGAGACGTGGCCCGGAAGAAGAAGTTCACCGTGTCGCCGAGTCGCGGCGTGTGGGCTATAGGGCTGAGTAAAGGGGTGTACACCGCCCACAGTGACGAGCGTGCCGATCTAAACGTGACGCACGTCCTTGAAAAAATACGCATCAAGCTAAATATGGATAAGGGAGAGGTGTCGTTTTGGGACGGGGGGAGGGAAAAGCATTTGATCACCTTTACGCACAACTTTGATACAAGAATTTTCCCTATTTTCGGCCCTGGCCTCCATTCTACTCCCATGGTTCTGGCTCCTGGAAAAATAGCTGTTCACACATCGTAA